In Lentimicrobium sp. L6, the genomic window TATCATTATTAGTACTAATGTACATTATTTTTTTGCTCCCTTTAGGGTTTAGGGGCTAACAAAAAAAATACCAAATGCACAATTAATTTCTATAATATTGAATTTTAGTTTTGCCCCAGCCCTAAAGGGAGCCTAAAATTCATGATTCTCCCTTTGAAATCTGATGGACATTAGAAATAAAATATCCTTCTATTTTTTTTCTTTGTGCCTCAGTGCCTTTGTGGTAAATAATTAAAATGCAAGATAAAAATCTTTTGTGACACGGCGATACTCTTCGGTATAATCATTCCCTTCTTCCCGAATAATGATGTTTTCCTTTGTCGTTTTGCAAGGTGATAATACAAACTCCAAAACCAAGCGATTGGCTATTTTAGAAGGTTTGGGCTGTATCTCCACTCTTCTTTGTAGATAAAACTGATAAGATGAGGCTATCTTAATAAATTCTTCTCCTTCGGTAAATGGGAGTATTAATGCTAGTTTTCCATGAGTGAAAAGAAGTTGACGAGCAGAATGAAGTAGGTCTTGGGAGCTTAAAGTATCATTATGTCTGGCTTTATTCCTGCTTTCCAATGGCGATTTTAAGGCATTCTCAAAAAATGGAGGATTGCTGATGAGGAGGTCAAACTTCTGATCTGATAGTTTTGCATATTCTTGCATACTGCATTCCGATGCTTTCAATCTGCTATTCCACTTGGAGGACTCAAAATTCTCCTGGGCTTGTTCCACCGAATCCTTGTCAATATCAATTGCCGAGATTTGAGCTTTCGATTTTTGAGCACACATTAAAGAAATGACTCCGCTACCACATCCAATATCCAATATTTTCCCATAGTTTTCCATCTCCACTAATGCGGCTAAGAGCACAGCGTCTGTTCCTACTTTCATGGAACTTTTATCATGAAAAACGCTGAATTGTTTAAAATTGAATGGCTTTGACATGGGTAAAGAGGTTGAGAGGTTGGGGTTTAGAGATTGGTTTTTTAATAGGGGATTTATATATTATTAGAAGTATTAAGCATTAAGCATTAAGCATGAAGGATGAAGCATTAAGCATGAAGGATGAAGCATTAAGCATGAAGGATGAAGGATGAAGGATGAAGCTTGGATTTTATCCGTCATCGGTCATCCGTCATCAAGCATCCGTCATCCGACTTCCGACTTCCGACTTCCAACTTCCAACTTCTAACTTCCAACTTCTAACTTCCTTTACTCCTCTTCCGCCAAATAAACGTCCAATAAACCCTCAGGTAGCTCCATTAAAATCTCTTTCTTTTTTCTATCTACATCAAGAATAAACTCATCTTTAATGGGGATAAGTACTTCTTTTTTCTCATGAAAAACTTGGAAAAGGGCTTGTTGGGGATAATCCAATATATGATCACACTTGCCAATAAGGCCGAAGCTTTTCTCAATAATATTGAATCCCAAAACTTCATGAAAGTAGAATTTGGTACCTTCAAGTATAGGTAAGCTAGCTGTAGGAAGATAAAGGAGGCTATTAACCAAGCTTTGAGCCATATCAATATCATCCACATCCTCAAAATAAACTACGGCAGTATTTTTAGAAGTATGAATCTGCATTTTATCGATAAAATAGGGGATGAGGCTTCCTCTATAATCCACGAATAGAGCATCTAGGCCAGCATATTCATGAGGGTTGTCTACATCTAAATAAATACTCAAACCACCTTGATGTCCGTTGGTTCTTGTAATTTTCCCTAGGTAATAACATTCTTCTTTAGTCATGGAAAGATATTTTTGCACGAAGTTTCAAGTTTGAAGCATGAAGGTTTATGCTCTTCTCCAAAATTTTTCGGCTGTTAATATTATGGCTTACAAAAATAAAAAAAACCGCCATGAAAGATCAGGGCGGTTCTTATTTTTAAGAGAAAAAATGCTATTCAGCAGTTTCTTCTTTTGCTTCTTCAGCAGGAGCTTCTTCGCTTGCAGCTTCTTCAACAGGAGCGGCAGCAGCTTCGGCAGCAGCAGCTTCAGCGGCTTTTGCAGCGGCAGCAGCTTCAAGAGCAGCTTGGGCATCAGCTCTTTGCTTTGCAAACTCAGCTTTACGAGCTTCGTTTACTTCAGCTTCAGCAGCTAAACGCTTCTTAAGGTCTTCTCTAGTAGTGTCTACTAAACCTTTAGCTTTTGCTTCAATCTTAGCTTCTTTTTCTGCTAACCATTCTTTGAATAAGATCTCAACCTTATCTTCAGTTAAAGCACCTTTTTTAACTCCTCTTAATAAGTGTTCTTTATATAAAACACCTTTGTAGGATAAAATTGCTTTTGCAGTGTCTGTAGGTTGAGCCCCAACTGTTACCCAATGCATTGCTCTTTCGAAATCTAATTCGATAGTTGCTGGGTTAGTCATAGGATCGTAAGTGCCAATCTTCTCTATTAATTTTCCATCACGAGGTGCACGACCATCTGCAATTACAATGTGGAAAAAAGGACGTCCTTTTTTACCTTTTCTTTGTAATCTAATTTTTGCTGGCATAATTGCTTAATTTTTAATTATTTATATACTTAATCTTAAAAATGGGTGCAAATATCGTAATAAGTATTGAATTAGAAAAGCTTTTTCCTTAAAAATCAATGATTTAATTCATTTTATATCATATCAATGGAAAGACCTAGTTTATGATGTTGGTATACAGAAGGATAGTGTTGAAATGATAAATATTGAAATCTATTAAATATCCGGTTTAAGTAGGTTGAATTATTTGCTTATCGAAAAGAATTGGCTATTTTTGCCGCGCAATTGGGCGAAATAAAAATAATTCGAAAATATTTCTCTTTCTATTTGATAGTATGGAAAATAGTATTATTTTTGCAGCCCTGAAAAATTAGACAAAATGGCAAAGAAGAGTAAAGAAGCAAGAGGACAAGTTATCTTAGAATGTACTGAGCATAAAGAAAGCGGTAAACCAGGTACATCTCGTTATATTACAACGAAGAATAGAAAAAACACTCCTGATAGATTGGAATTGAAGAAATTCAACCCTATTCTAAAGAAAATGACAATTCATAGAGAAATTAAATAATAAGAATATAAGATATGGCTAAGAAAGTAGTTGCGACCTTACAATCTGCCGGTAAAGACTGGGCAAAGGTAATACGTACATTAAAATCAGAGAAAACTGGAGCTTATTATTTTAAAGAAGATTCAGTACCTTTGGCACAAGCTAAGGAACTGATTAAAAAGAAATAATTGTAATAACAATTTCGGTATTACTGATGCCTTATCTGCTTAAATGATAAGGCATTTTTTCTATTTTTTAAAAATAATAATTATGGGATTGTTTTCGATTTTCAATAAAGAGAAGAAAAAGAGCCTAGATAAGGGTCTTGAAAAGACAAAAACCAGCCTGTTTGGTAAAATTACCAAGAGTATAGCAGGTAAGAGTAAGATTGATGATATAGTATTAGACGACTTGGAGGAGATTTTGGTTTCTTCTGATGTTGGTGTGGATACTACTCTAAAAATTATTGAAAGAATAGAAGCTAGGGTATCCAAAGATAAATACCTTGGAACATCGGAATTGAATAGAATGCTCAAAGAGGAAATTGCTGATCTTTTATCCGAGAATGAGAATCCTAATCTTCGAAATTTCAATTTTCCAGCTCAAGATCAACCCTATGTAATAATGGTGGTTGGAGTTAATGGTGTTGGTAAAACAACTACTATCGGAAAATTGGCTTATCAGTTTAAAAAAGCTGGAAAGAAAGTGGTTCTTGGTGCAAGTGATACTTTTAGAGCTGCAGCCGTAGAGCAATTGAAAATATGGGCTGGTAGGGTAGATGTGCCTATAGTGGAACAAGGAATGAATGCCGACCCTGCAAGTGTAGCCTATGATGCTTTAGAGTCTGGTGTTGCCCAAAAGGCTGATGTGATTATTATTGATACAGCTGGTCGATTGCACAATAAGATTAATTTGATGAATGAATTGGGGAAGATTAAGCGGGTGATGCAAAAAGTATTACCAGATGCTCCTCATGAAATTCTGTTGGTTTTAGATGCCAGTACTGGTCAGAATGCAATAGAGCAGGCTAAGCAGTTTACTGCTGCAACTGAAGTGAATGCTTTGGCATTAACTAAATTGGATGGTACTGCTAAAGGAGGGGTTGTTATTGGGATCAGTGAGCAATTCAAAATTCCTGTAAAATATATTGGGCTTGGTGAGAAAATGGAAGATTTGCAAGTTTTCGATAGAAACGAATTCGTAGATAGTTTATTCAGTTAGTTAAGCCAGAATAAAAAGATATAAAAAAAGGACGTGAATTTATTTTTCACGTCCTTTTCTTTTTTTTATATGCTGATTAGAATTTGGCAGCTCTTGCAAAACTAACATATTCTTTTTTAAGTTCTTTGTAAAGGTCTAAGGCTACATTGATATCAGCTCTTAGGTTGGTGTGGTCAGATATATTTTGGTCTGAAATATCGTTATCGCTCATCTTTTCTAAAGATTCTATATAACTGTCTTGTGCATTAATGCGGTCGTTGAAACTGTCGAAATGTTTTCTTTGAATATCAAATTTGTTTTGGAAATAATTTATTTTTTTTTGGAACTCAATGTCATAGCTCTTAAGACTAATGCTCGATAGCCATTCTTGATAAACATTGAGTTCACCTAAAATTATTTTCATTTCACTTTTCCAGAGCCTGTGCTCAAAATGTAATTCGCTAATATTATAAACTTTGGTTTCCATATATCTTGTTTTATTTTATACGAAACGAATATACGGAAAAATACAAGACCAAAGTCTTAGAATTTTGTCTTCGTTTTTTATTTAGAATAAATGGAAATTAGCTATTCTTTTTTAAGAAGCCATAAAATATAAGAGCTTGTGCGGAGGTATAAGTGCTGATTACCCAAATAGGTGAATAGGGAAGGTTAAACACAAATTTATTGATGGAAAGAAAACTATCCGATAATAGAAATAATCCAGAACCAGCTAATATATAATGGTAGCTAAGTCTAGGAGTTTGTTTTCTAATGATAGCAGTGAGTATAAGACCAAATAATGCTGTTGAATAAAGGAGGATGGCAATGATTAGAAAGTAATCTGGGTTTTGAGGAATTAATTTCCATAATATTAGAGAAGGCAGTGATAAGAAAATAAGCAGACCGAGTGATAAAATAGTAATTTGAGTAGGATTTAGTTTTATTGGCATTGCTCTGTCTTTTAGGTAAAGAATAATATAAAAAATGTGTGCCATCAAAAATGATGTGAGACCAGCCAAAAATTGATTAAATAAGGGCATTAAAAAAGCATCCCCTAGAAAACTGAAGACGATGGCAGCAAGATATAAATAGTCATTTTGTTTTGATGCTCTATTTTTAAACAAGAAATAGCCAGTAAATAAGCTGACCATCAGCATGGGTTTTAGGAAGTTTTCTAAAGTGTTTGCTCCTAAAAGTTGAGAAATAATTACAGAGATGCTTAAAACTATGTAGCAGAAGATAAATTTCTTAATCATGGTGCGAATATAGAGAGAAATAAAAAAGCGATTGAATTTCAATCGCTTTTTTTTATTTTAATTAATCTTTATTTCTTCAACCTGAATGACTTTTTTACTTTCTTGTTCATATAGATAAACTACTAAGGATAGTTTGTCTGTGACCCAGTCGTCACCCAATTGGAAGTTAGAAAAACTGATACTTTCATTATCTCCTGAATTATAGCTTGCGGAAGGTAGTGCTTCCCCCCAATTTCCATTAATGGCTCCTCTGAGCACATGCATATGAACATAGTCTTCTTCCATGCCACCCGGAACAACCTGAGGTTTAATAATGCTATCTTCTGTAATCCAAATTTGAACATTGCCTTGAGATGCAAAACCCTCGATGAAATCAAGATTGACTTCTCCGCTTAGTTTATTACCATTTAAAGAAGGGGTGATCTCTATATTGACCAGGCTGGTTTCTTCAAATTGCTTTGCAACCTCAGTGGCCCAACCATCTTTGTCAATTAGGTAATTGCCATCGGTATTGACTCTGTTCACCATTCCGGTTGGATAGGTTTGTACAGAGAAATAACTCTCGTATATGTCTCCAGCCTCTGTTCTGAAATCATAATCAAATGGCGCTGCACTAGGAGTTGCAAAGAAACCAGCATGAATGGCTACAACTATGAGTTTTTCTCCATAATTACTGGTGTCTTGTAGGGTATGAGCAATTTCATGTGCTAAAGGACAGTTTACACATTTCTGACCGGTAAAATCTTCTAAAAGAACTTTTTTGTTACCAACAGGTTTCTCAACTTCTTGGGTATAGGGTGCTTCTATCTTATCGCAGGCGGCGAAAGAAAAGCCAATTATTGTGAGGGCTAAAAATATTTTTAAAACTTTCATTTTCTTTTAGTTTAAATTAGAAACTACTGGTGATGGTAATTTTGAATCCATTGGATTTAGGCACTGCGCGACAAACTCCGCCTACGCATAATATGCCTTCTCTTTGACGACCATATGATAATAATACCCTGGTAGTGCCTTTGGTATAGCCGGCAGCTATTGTGGGGTAATGTAGTTTGTCGTATTTGTTTTCGTGATATTCTCCTTGATCATTAGTATAAGAGATGATTCCATCGTTATTTACATAATTGTATTGATCGGATACTGCAAGGAACCAAGTTGGAGCAAAGTTATACTCCAAGGTAGAAGCAATCCAATTTCCTTGATCTTGCTTGGTCAATAATTGAGATAGTTCCCAACGAATACTATGTTTTCTTTTAAATCTATAACTTAAATCTGTCACCCAAACAAAAGCCTCCACATTGGGTTCTCCTGGATGGCCTTCAATCACATCCATATTATAGGTGATCATATCGGCAGATGCAATCAATTTGAAATGCTTATTGATTTTTTTATTGATTTCGAACCCTAAATCTTGGAAGTAGACTTCATCTCCTATGGATAGGAATTTTGTTTCGTATCCTAGTGTTCCCGATTCGCCAATAGGAGTTTCTGAGTCGAGTTGTGATTTTTCGATGGAGCGAATGTGAGAGAAATTGATTTCAATTCCCATTCCGTATTTACCACCGAGTTTAGATTTTTTAGGAACTTTATAATTTAGGGTAGCTTGTATGGCTGCTTCTCCATTCACTTGGGTGGCATAGGGATACATGGCCGATAGGCTGTAGGTATGAGTCTTAGCATTTGGAGGGAGGAAATTGATAAACAAGGCATCTCCAGTTACTGATCTGTCAGATTTGAATCCCATATTGTCGATCCATTTTCCGCTTAAAGCAAAACCAAATCCTTTTTGTGAATAGGACATAGAAGTGAATAAACCTTGGCCATCTTTATAAATAAAATTATTAATGGCATTTGGGTCGTTGATTTTATGTGCATATTCTGTTTGCCAGAAAAAACCACCATGACTTAAATTAAATCTTGTTGACCATGACATTACATTTTCAGGTAATTTATAGATAGGATCTAAGTCAGCTTGATATTTACTAATTAACCCTCCGCCAAGTGTTAATTTGGTCTTAGAGGTCTCAAGACTTGAGAAAAGGTCATTAATGAAAAGATCGACATCACCACCTCTTACTATTCCTCTACTGTCTTTCTCGTATTTTTCCCAAAAAAATCTTTGTGTACCATAAATACCTTTGATAGTTACTCCTTTTGTGGGAGTTAGAATAATTCTGGCACCATCCACAGAGTTGTCATACCCTAAACTCCATTCTTCGTAGGCTCTAAATATCATTCCAGAGCCAAATTGCTCATAAAAGTTACCTACTGTTACATCAATGATTCCAGTATTGTATCTGGCCCATCTGTTTGCAAAGCCCTGACCCTCTAGCCTGTCATCAAAACCTGCTAAAGGGGGAAGATATGCTTCGTAACGAACCCCCGCAGAGAAATTACCCAAGCGGTAAATGATATTACCAAAGGCATTCATTCTAGCGTCTTTTCCATTAATATCTTCGTTGGTAATTCCCAATTTACTATCAGGTTGGTAAATCTGAGCGTCCAACTGAAAACTTCCGCTTACTTGTCCGTATTTTTGAGGACTCTGAGCAAAAGCAACTTGTGTAAAAGCGAATAATATCGCAAATACTCCAATCGATTTAAGTATATGTTTTTTCATTCTATGATATGTTTATATCTTATGCTTCAAACTAAAGGTTCTGAATACTTAATCACGTGATTAGTGTCCAGATATGTCTTCTCCGTTTGCTACTTTTTCAATGATTTCAATTAAATCTAATTCTGCACCTTCTGCGAAAGAAGTATGTTGCCAAACAATATTCTTGTTACCATCAAGAACAAAAGTATGAGGAATCATGTTTACGTTCATAGCTCTCTTAAAATCACCATTAGGATCTAGAAGAACTTCATATTCCCATGCTTTTCCATTAACCAATGGTCCAACCTTAGCAGTAGAACGTGCATCATCAATTGAAATAGCATAAAGCTTTACGCCAGTTTCCTCTTGCCATTCTTCGTATACATCAGCAATGGTTGTTAACTCCTTAATACATGGGTGACACCATAATGCCCAAAAGCTAACTATGATTGGTTTTCCATCATTATCAATATCTGCTGTATTGAAAGATTCTCCAGTGATGGTTTTTACTGTAACTTCTGGTAAAGTTTTGCCTGCATGATCTTGTGCAAAAATGACTCCAGTGAATAGTATTAAAGCTAAAATGATACTTAATCTCTTCATAATGTGTGTTTTAAATTCAATTTGTGTTTGAGATGTTTATTAGACATATATCCAATCTAAAAAGTTGTACAAGTTTACAACTATTTTTAGAAATAAAACACAAGTTTCGTAAATATTTTAATAAGTTTTTGATTTTATCTTTAATAATTTAGAAACTTACTTGTTTAATGATTTCATATGCTAAAACAATGCCAAGATAAGAATTATTTGAAATGTAGGGGGAGTTGAACGACTAAACTACGGTAAAAATATTGACTGTTAGTTGTCGATAATGATGATTTCCACTCTTCTGTTTGCTATTTTCTCTCTGTCGTTTTTTTCAAACTCAAAGAGTTTTTGTGAAGACCCATAACCTTTATAGGAAAGTCTGTTTTTATTAATTCCTTTAGAGATCAGGTAGGAATATACAGCGAATGCTCTGTTAACTGATAGGTGGTAATCGCCAGTTAGGGCATCGTAGCCATCGCTTCCATCATATTGGCAGCAAATATGGCCTCTGATTTCAATTTTTATGGCTGGGTGTTCTTCTAGTGCTTGGTGTAATTGCTCTAATTCGGGGAGTGATTGAGGAAGGACTCTGTGATTTCCTGGTTGGAAATTGATGTTTTTAGCAATAATTTTATCTCCAACATCACCTGAGCTTATTTGTTCATCAATTTGTTTAGGAATAGCTTTCTTCTTTGGCTGTTTTTGTTTGGTGGGCTCCTCTGTTTTATTTTGATGATATTGGTATATAATGGAGACTCTTCTGGAACTAGATAGCTGATTAATATTGTTTTTATCCTCCCCAAATCCTTTTACTTCTTTAAAAATTTCGATTGGGAAGTCTAGTTTGAGCAAGGAAAAATAGGTGTAATAGGCTCTTTTATTGGAAAGTTTTTGATTATAGGTATTAGAGGCTATGCTGTCTGTAAATGCATTAATCTTAATACTAGTGATTTCAAGTGTTTGGAGTTTTTGGAGTTCATGAAAATGCTCTTCGGTATTCTGAAAATGATCGGTGTCAAAAAACAAATTCAGGGTATCGGTTTGAATTTGTGCAAAGAGGAGGGAATACACAAATATCATTAGGCATAACAAAAAGATACGTTTCATATTTCAAATGTTTGGAAATATTAAAACGTATTTCATTACTTTATATTGTTTGCTGTTCCTGATGGAACAGTTTTCTTAGGTCTGATATTATTTCAAGAGTGAGCAGGCTTCCTTAATTCTAGTAGCTGCAATAGTTAATGTTTCTGAGGATGCTGCATAAGATAGGCGCATACAATTGGCATCACCAAAAGCTTCTCCTGTTACCAAAGCTACATTAGCTTTTTCTAGAATGTATAAAACCAAGTCGGTGGCTGTATTGATAGTGATATTTCCGTCTGATTTTCCAAAAAATGCAGTAATATTGGGGAAAAGATAAAAGGCGCCTGGAGGTGTGTTAAGCACGAATCCATCAATTTCTGAGAGGAGGGAGATCAGTAAATCTCTTCTTTCTTTAAAGGCCAGAACCATATCTTGAATTTCTTTACACTCTTTAGGGTCGGCTTCAAAAGCAGTAATCGCGGCTCTCTGCGCAATAGCGTTAGTTCCAGATGTAGTTTGTCCTTGAAGTTTAGTACAGGCATCTGCTATTTCTTTCGACGCGGCAATAAAACCAAGTCTCCAGCCTGTCATGGCATACCCTTTTGACACTCCATTAACAATAACCACCTGATTTTTTACTTCTTCAAATTGTGCAATACTCTCATGCTGACTGTCAAAGTTGATGATTTCATAAATTTCATCACTGATGATGATGATTTCTGGATAATTCTTCATCAATTCTGCAATTTCTTTTAGCTCATCTTTGGTATAAACTGTTCCAGTAGGATTACAAGGAGAGGAGAAGATAATCGCTTTAGTTTTATCGGTGATTGCTTTTCGAATTTCTTCGGGAGTTACCTTAAAGTCATTGGCAATATCAGTTTTAATGAGAACAGGTTTGCCTTCTGCTAGCATCACCATGTCAGCGTAGCTCACCCAGTATGGGGCTGGAATTACAACTTCCTCACCAGGGTTTACTATGCTAAGGAATACATTGCTAATGGATTGTTTAGCACCTGTAGAAACAACGATTTGATTAGCTTGGTAATCAAGACCATTATCGCGCTTAAGCTTTTTCACTAT contains:
- a CDS encoding tRNA1(Val) (adenine(37)-N6)-methyltransferase — its product is MSKPFNFKQFSVFHDKSSMKVGTDAVLLAALVEMENYGKILDIGCGSGVISLMCAQKSKAQISAIDIDKDSVEQAQENFESSKWNSRLKASECSMQEYAKLSDQKFDLLISNPPFFENALKSPLESRNKARHNDTLSSQDLLHSARQLLFTHGKLALILPFTEGEEFIKIASSYQFYLQRRVEIQPKPSKIANRLVLEFVLSPCKTTKENIIIREEGNDYTEEYRRVTKDFYLAF
- the rimM gene encoding ribosome maturation factor RimM (Essential for efficient processing of 16S rRNA) yields the protein MTKEECYYLGKITRTNGHQGGLSIYLDVDNPHEYAGLDALFVDYRGSLIPYFIDKMQIHTSKNTAVVYFEDVDDIDMAQSLVNSLLYLPTASLPILEGTKFYFHEVLGFNIIEKSFGLIGKCDHILDYPQQALFQVFHEKKEVLIPIKDEFILDVDRKKKEILMELPEGLLDVYLAEEE
- a CDS encoding 30S ribosomal protein S16 translates to MPAKIRLQRKGKKGRPFFHIVIADGRAPRDGKLIEKIGTYDPMTNPATIELDFERAMHWVTVGAQPTDTAKAILSYKGVLYKEHLLRGVKKGALTEDKVEILFKEWLAEKEAKIEAKAKGLVDTTREDLKKRLAAEAEVNEARKAEFAKQRADAQAALEAAAAAKAAEAAAAEAAAAPVEEAASEEAPAEEAKEETAE
- the rpmG gene encoding 50S ribosomal protein L33, yielding MAKKSKEARGQVILECTEHKESGKPGTSRYITTKNRKNTPDRLELKKFNPILKKMTIHREIK
- a CDS encoding DUF4295 family protein, whose amino-acid sequence is MAKKVVATLQSAGKDWAKVIRTLKSEKTGAYYFKEDSVPLAQAKELIKKK
- the ftsY gene encoding signal recognition particle-docking protein FtsY — protein: MGLFSIFNKEKKKSLDKGLEKTKTSLFGKITKSIAGKSKIDDIVLDDLEEILVSSDVGVDTTLKIIERIEARVSKDKYLGTSELNRMLKEEIADLLSENENPNLRNFNFPAQDQPYVIMVVGVNGVGKTTTIGKLAYQFKKAGKKVVLGASDTFRAAAVEQLKIWAGRVDVPIVEQGMNADPASVAYDALESGVAQKADVIIIDTAGRLHNKINLMNELGKIKRVMQKVLPDAPHEILLVLDASTGQNAIEQAKQFTAATEVNALALTKLDGTAKGGVVIGISEQFKIPVKYIGLGEKMEDLQVFDRNEFVDSLFS
- a CDS encoding lysoplasmalogenase → MIKKFIFCYIVLSISVIISQLLGANTLENFLKPMLMVSLFTGYFLFKNRASKQNDYLYLAAIVFSFLGDAFLMPLFNQFLAGLTSFLMAHIFYIILYLKDRAMPIKLNPTQITILSLGLLIFLSLPSLILWKLIPQNPDYFLIIAILLYSTALFGLILTAIIRKQTPRLSYHYILAGSGLFLLSDSFLSINKFVFNLPYSPIWVISTYTSAQALIFYGFLKKNS
- a CDS encoding Omp28 family outer membrane lipoprotein — its product is MKVLKIFLALTIIGFSFAACDKIEAPYTQEVEKPVGNKKVLLEDFTGQKCVNCPLAHEIAHTLQDTSNYGEKLIVVAIHAGFFATPSAAPFDYDFRTEAGDIYESYFSVQTYPTGMVNRVNTDGNYLIDKDGWATEVAKQFEETSLVNIEITPSLNGNKLSGEVNLDFIEGFASQGNVQIWITEDSIIKPQVVPGGMEEDYVHMHVLRGAINGNWGEALPSASYNSGDNESISFSNFQLGDDWVTDKLSLVVYLYEQESKKVIQVEEIKIN
- a CDS encoding DUF6029 family protein; amino-acid sequence: MKKHILKSIGVFAILFAFTQVAFAQSPQKYGQVSGSFQLDAQIYQPDSKLGITNEDINGKDARMNAFGNIIYRLGNFSAGVRYEAYLPPLAGFDDRLEGQGFANRWARYNTGIIDVTVGNFYEQFGSGMIFRAYEEWSLGYDNSVDGARIILTPTKGVTIKGIYGTQRFFWEKYEKDSRGIVRGGDVDLFINDLFSSLETSKTKLTLGGGLISKYQADLDPIYKLPENVMSWSTRFNLSHGGFFWQTEYAHKINDPNAINNFIYKDGQGLFTSMSYSQKGFGFALSGKWIDNMGFKSDRSVTGDALFINFLPPNAKTHTYSLSAMYPYATQVNGEAAIQATLNYKVPKKSKLGGKYGMGIEINFSHIRSIEKSQLDSETPIGESGTLGYETKFLSIGDEVYFQDLGFEINKKINKHFKLIASADMITYNMDVIEGHPGEPNVEAFVWVTDLSYRFKRKHSIRWELSQLLTKQDQGNWIASTLEYNFAPTWFLAVSDQYNYVNNDGIISYTNDQGEYHENKYDKLHYPTIAAGYTKGTTRVLLSYGRQREGILCVGGVCRAVPKSNGFKITITSSF
- a CDS encoding TlpA disulfide reductase family protein yields the protein MKRLSIILALILFTGVIFAQDHAGKTLPEVTVKTITGESFNTADIDNDGKPIIVSFWALWCHPCIKELTTIADVYEEWQEETGVKLYAISIDDARSTAKVGPLVNGKAWEYEVLLDPNGDFKRAMNVNMIPHTFVLDGNKNIVWQHTSFAEGAELDLIEIIEKVANGEDISGH
- a CDS encoding OmpA family protein, which encodes MKRIFLLCLMIFVYSLLFAQIQTDTLNLFFDTDHFQNTEEHFHELQKLQTLEITSIKINAFTDSIASNTYNQKLSNKRAYYTYFSLLKLDFPIEIFKEVKGFGEDKNNINQLSSSRRVSIIYQYHQNKTEEPTKQKQPKKKAIPKQIDEQISSGDVGDKIIAKNINFQPGNHRVLPQSLPELEQLHQALEEHPAIKIEIRGHICCQYDGSDGYDALTGDYHLSVNRAFAVYSYLISKGINKNRLSYKGYGSSQKLFEFEKNDREKIANRRVEIIIIDN
- a CDS encoding pyridoxal phosphate-dependent aminotransferase, with protein sequence MGIVSNRLNQMTESATLAMTKKSRELKEQGIDVINLSIGEPDFNTPEFIKEAGKTAIDENYTHYPPVPGFLPLREAIVKKLKRDNGLDYQANQIVVSTGAKQSISNVFLSIVNPGEEVVIPAPYWVSYADMVMLAEGKPVLIKTDIANDFKVTPEEIRKAITDKTKAIIFSSPCNPTGTVYTKDELKEIAELMKNYPEIIIISDEIYEIINFDSQHESIAQFEEVKNQVVIVNGVSKGYAMTGWRLGFIAASKEIADACTKLQGQTTSGTNAIAQRAAITAFEADPKECKEIQDMVLAFKERRDLLISLLSEIDGFVLNTPPGAFYLFPNITAFFGKSDGNITINTATDLVLYILEKANVALVTGEAFGDANCMRLSYAASSETLTIAATRIKEACSLLK